A genomic region of Xiphophorus couchianus chromosome 18, X_couchianus-1.0, whole genome shotgun sequence contains the following coding sequences:
- the atf5b gene encoding uncharacterized protein atf5b isoform X1 encodes MAASILRKKIPPISTGELGSPPLPQANHSQSRLRSGAELAERQRLIGDGLSDWMTEKVDLSSFVSTTESSPSSSLPPSPLEQDVKVPSDLEVMTSLLQEELAQLEDYFRSESTSTTNKLEKSSKCDKVSQAMGSQSYYQLPYGSYGTSQSETSPVVVTLATGELDLASFCGGPISRTKIARPAPYSYHHRYHHNNGRRILGESVKVGDEVGLETWGSRGCYSGSTEFSVNHYSTLKTVSKNSIGSVKKVRECALSLKEEESYCFSEGMFCSEEIARGFCLGGSYDGHHKREGQLMHNVKVNVSYDSAGLEVLHCSKDGGLSGSLPQETMVAGDSYFHQSMASTDPYHSFIGDLDQPAQAQAVEPQHSHYLYPECLADQSYECLSRGEGEGPLLGAPIHRPTQRLKDEPCSMKPALVMGAGSLETNNGERKQKKRDQNKTAAHRYRLRKRAELDSLEEELHGLEGQNRELRDKAESVEREIQYVKDLLIEVYKARSQRLKQDGSA; translated from the exons ATGGCGGCATCGATCCTTCGCAAGAAAATTCCCCCCATTTCCACAGGCGAGCTCGGCTCTCCCCCTCTCCCACAGGCTAACCATAGCCAATCACGGCTTAGGTCGGGGGCGGAGCTAGCGGAGAGGCAGCGCTTAATTG GTGATGGTCTCTCTGATTGGATGACAGAGAAAGTTGATTTGTCTTCATTTGTGTCAACGACCGAGTCTTCTCCGAGCTCATCTCTTCCACCCTCGCCGTTAGAACAAGATGTCAAGGTGCCCTCGGATCTGGAGGTTATGACCTCCCTACTGCAGGAGGAGCTGGCTCAGCTGGAGGACTACTTCCGCTCCGAGTCCACATCCACCACAAATAAGTTGGAGAAATCCTCAAAATGTGACAAGGTTTCCCAAGCCATGGGCTCCCAGTCTTATTATCAGTTACCCTATGGCTCATACGggaccagccaatcagaaaccaGCCCTGTGGTAGTTACCTTGGCAACAGGGGAACTGGACCTGGCCAGCTTCTGTGGCGGTCCCATCAGCAGAACCAAAATTGCACGGCCCGCCCCGTACAGCTACCACCACCGCTACCACCACAACAACGGGCGCAGGATCCTGGGCGAGTCGGTGAAAGTCGGCGACGAAGTGGGTCTGGAAACATGGGGCTCCAGGGGATGTTACTCAGGGAGCACGGAGTTTTCCGTGAACCACTACTCCACACTGAAGACCGTGAGCAAGAACAGCATCGGGAGCGTGAAGAAGGTGAGAGAATGTGCTTTATCGTTGAAGGAGGAGGAAAGTTACTGTTTTTCCGAAGGAATGTTTTGCAGTGAAGAGATTGCCAGAGGTTTCTGCTTGGGTGGCTCGTACGATGGCCACCACAAGCGAGAAGGACAGCTGATGCACAACGTGAAGGTCAATGTAAGTTACGACAGCGCAGGGCTTGAGGTCTTGCACTGCAGCAAGGATGGCGGACTCTCTGGAAGTCTTCCCCAAGAGACAATGGTGGCCGGTGACAGCTATTTCCATCAGTCCATGGCCAGCACGGATCCGTACCATAGCTTTATAGGAGACCTAGACCAGCCGGCTCAGGCACAGGCTGTGGAGCCCCAACACAGCCACTACCTCTATCCAGAATGCCTTGCGGACCAAAGCTACGAATGTCTGTCTAGAGGGGAAGGCGAGGGGCCACTGCTGGGTGCCCCCATACATCGCCCCACCCAGAGGTTAAAGGACGAGCCCTGTTCTATGAAGCCAGCCCTGGTGATGGGAGCAGGTTCCCTGGAGACCAACAATGGAGAGAGGAAGCAAAAGAAGAGAGACCAGAACAAAACCGCTGCTCACAG GTACAGGCTGCGTAAGAGGGCGGAGCTGGACTctctggaggaggagctgcacgGCCTCGAGGGACAGAACCGGGAGCTACGTGACAAGGCGGAGTCAGTGGAGCGAGAAATCCAGTACGTCAAAGATTTACTGATCGAGGTGTACAAAGCTCGCAGTCAGCGGCTCAAACAGGATGGTAGTGCCTGA
- the atf5b gene encoding uncharacterized protein atf5b isoform X3 encodes MSYSDGLSDWMTEKVDLSSFVSTTESSPSSSLPPSPLEQDVKVPSDLEVMTSLLQEELAQLEDYFRSESTSTTNKLEKSSKCDKVSQAMGSQSYYQLPYGSYGTSQSETSPVVVTLATGELDLASFCGGPISRTKIARPAPYSYHHRYHHNNGRRILGESVKVGDEVGLETWGSRGCYSGSTEFSVNHYSTLKTVSKNSIGSVKKVRECALSLKEEESYCFSEGMFCSEEIARGFCLGGSYDGHHKREGQLMHNVKVNVSYDSAGLEVLHCSKDGGLSGSLPQETMVAGDSYFHQSMASTDPYHSFIGDLDQPAQAQAVEPQHSHYLYPECLADQSYECLSRGEGEGPLLGAPIHRPTQRLKDEPCSMKPALVMGAGSLETNNGERKQKKRDQNKTAAHRYRLRKRAELDSLEEELHGLEGQNRELRDKAESVEREIQYVKDLLIEVYKARSQRLKQDGSA; translated from the exons ATGTCGTACA GTGATGGTCTCTCTGATTGGATGACAGAGAAAGTTGATTTGTCTTCATTTGTGTCAACGACCGAGTCTTCTCCGAGCTCATCTCTTCCACCCTCGCCGTTAGAACAAGATGTCAAGGTGCCCTCGGATCTGGAGGTTATGACCTCCCTACTGCAGGAGGAGCTGGCTCAGCTGGAGGACTACTTCCGCTCCGAGTCCACATCCACCACAAATAAGTTGGAGAAATCCTCAAAATGTGACAAGGTTTCCCAAGCCATGGGCTCCCAGTCTTATTATCAGTTACCCTATGGCTCATACGggaccagccaatcagaaaccaGCCCTGTGGTAGTTACCTTGGCAACAGGGGAACTGGACCTGGCCAGCTTCTGTGGCGGTCCCATCAGCAGAACCAAAATTGCACGGCCCGCCCCGTACAGCTACCACCACCGCTACCACCACAACAACGGGCGCAGGATCCTGGGCGAGTCGGTGAAAGTCGGCGACGAAGTGGGTCTGGAAACATGGGGCTCCAGGGGATGTTACTCAGGGAGCACGGAGTTTTCCGTGAACCACTACTCCACACTGAAGACCGTGAGCAAGAACAGCATCGGGAGCGTGAAGAAGGTGAGAGAATGTGCTTTATCGTTGAAGGAGGAGGAAAGTTACTGTTTTTCCGAAGGAATGTTTTGCAGTGAAGAGATTGCCAGAGGTTTCTGCTTGGGTGGCTCGTACGATGGCCACCACAAGCGAGAAGGACAGCTGATGCACAACGTGAAGGTCAATGTAAGTTACGACAGCGCAGGGCTTGAGGTCTTGCACTGCAGCAAGGATGGCGGACTCTCTGGAAGTCTTCCCCAAGAGACAATGGTGGCCGGTGACAGCTATTTCCATCAGTCCATGGCCAGCACGGATCCGTACCATAGCTTTATAGGAGACCTAGACCAGCCGGCTCAGGCACAGGCTGTGGAGCCCCAACACAGCCACTACCTCTATCCAGAATGCCTTGCGGACCAAAGCTACGAATGTCTGTCTAGAGGGGAAGGCGAGGGGCCACTGCTGGGTGCCCCCATACATCGCCCCACCCAGAGGTTAAAGGACGAGCCCTGTTCTATGAAGCCAGCCCTGGTGATGGGAGCAGGTTCCCTGGAGACCAACAATGGAGAGAGGAAGCAAAAGAAGAGAGACCAGAACAAAACCGCTGCTCACAG GTACAGGCTGCGTAAGAGGGCGGAGCTGGACTctctggaggaggagctgcacgGCCTCGAGGGACAGAACCGGGAGCTACGTGACAAGGCGGAGTCAGTGGAGCGAGAAATCCAGTACGTCAAAGATTTACTGATCGAGGTGTACAAAGCTCGCAGTCAGCGGCTCAAACAGGATGGTAGTGCCTGA
- the atf5b gene encoding uncharacterized protein atf5b isoform X2: MQTMLFNHFQMIGDGLSDWMTEKVDLSSFVSTTESSPSSSLPPSPLEQDVKVPSDLEVMTSLLQEELAQLEDYFRSESTSTTNKLEKSSKCDKVSQAMGSQSYYQLPYGSYGTSQSETSPVVVTLATGELDLASFCGGPISRTKIARPAPYSYHHRYHHNNGRRILGESVKVGDEVGLETWGSRGCYSGSTEFSVNHYSTLKTVSKNSIGSVKKVRECALSLKEEESYCFSEGMFCSEEIARGFCLGGSYDGHHKREGQLMHNVKVNVSYDSAGLEVLHCSKDGGLSGSLPQETMVAGDSYFHQSMASTDPYHSFIGDLDQPAQAQAVEPQHSHYLYPECLADQSYECLSRGEGEGPLLGAPIHRPTQRLKDEPCSMKPALVMGAGSLETNNGERKQKKRDQNKTAAHRYRLRKRAELDSLEEELHGLEGQNRELRDKAESVEREIQYVKDLLIEVYKARSQRLKQDGSA; the protein is encoded by the exons ATGCAGACGATGCTGTTCaatcattttcagatgatcG GTGATGGTCTCTCTGATTGGATGACAGAGAAAGTTGATTTGTCTTCATTTGTGTCAACGACCGAGTCTTCTCCGAGCTCATCTCTTCCACCCTCGCCGTTAGAACAAGATGTCAAGGTGCCCTCGGATCTGGAGGTTATGACCTCCCTACTGCAGGAGGAGCTGGCTCAGCTGGAGGACTACTTCCGCTCCGAGTCCACATCCACCACAAATAAGTTGGAGAAATCCTCAAAATGTGACAAGGTTTCCCAAGCCATGGGCTCCCAGTCTTATTATCAGTTACCCTATGGCTCATACGggaccagccaatcagaaaccaGCCCTGTGGTAGTTACCTTGGCAACAGGGGAACTGGACCTGGCCAGCTTCTGTGGCGGTCCCATCAGCAGAACCAAAATTGCACGGCCCGCCCCGTACAGCTACCACCACCGCTACCACCACAACAACGGGCGCAGGATCCTGGGCGAGTCGGTGAAAGTCGGCGACGAAGTGGGTCTGGAAACATGGGGCTCCAGGGGATGTTACTCAGGGAGCACGGAGTTTTCCGTGAACCACTACTCCACACTGAAGACCGTGAGCAAGAACAGCATCGGGAGCGTGAAGAAGGTGAGAGAATGTGCTTTATCGTTGAAGGAGGAGGAAAGTTACTGTTTTTCCGAAGGAATGTTTTGCAGTGAAGAGATTGCCAGAGGTTTCTGCTTGGGTGGCTCGTACGATGGCCACCACAAGCGAGAAGGACAGCTGATGCACAACGTGAAGGTCAATGTAAGTTACGACAGCGCAGGGCTTGAGGTCTTGCACTGCAGCAAGGATGGCGGACTCTCTGGAAGTCTTCCCCAAGAGACAATGGTGGCCGGTGACAGCTATTTCCATCAGTCCATGGCCAGCACGGATCCGTACCATAGCTTTATAGGAGACCTAGACCAGCCGGCTCAGGCACAGGCTGTGGAGCCCCAACACAGCCACTACCTCTATCCAGAATGCCTTGCGGACCAAAGCTACGAATGTCTGTCTAGAGGGGAAGGCGAGGGGCCACTGCTGGGTGCCCCCATACATCGCCCCACCCAGAGGTTAAAGGACGAGCCCTGTTCTATGAAGCCAGCCCTGGTGATGGGAGCAGGTTCCCTGGAGACCAACAATGGAGAGAGGAAGCAAAAGAAGAGAGACCAGAACAAAACCGCTGCTCACAG GTACAGGCTGCGTAAGAGGGCGGAGCTGGACTctctggaggaggagctgcacgGCCTCGAGGGACAGAACCGGGAGCTACGTGACAAGGCGGAGTCAGTGGAGCGAGAAATCCAGTACGTCAAAGATTTACTGATCGAGGTGTACAAAGCTCGCAGTCAGCGGCTCAAACAGGATGGTAGTGCCTGA